The stretch of DNA CTATCACTATGAATAGGCCTTCTAGCAATAGGCTAAGAAAATACAAACTTCCTATTTAGACAAATAAGTCATGTAGTTATCAAATctagaaaatacaagaattgtATAATAAGTAAGAATCtcagagataaatctcttagttacaagatctctcaaaatacaaacaagacttgaatgaattgatataaattaaaatcaaaaccttaaagagagaaaaatgaagctaAATCAATGTAAATACAAATGagtataaaatgtaagctcaaatctcttcattttcatccattCTATTCTTCAAGATCattcttgatttgtatttataagcatctcAAGAACTTCAAGTGAAAATTAGTCGTTTGTAGCAGTTAGAGAATGAAAAACTAGCTGTTGAAAGCTGTCAGAGATAAACTGTCAACATATGAGAATGAGTTAGTCGACAAATTAAATGAGTTAATCGACAAATCaagacaaaatatcaaaaactagCATTCTGTTTGTCAACAGATTGCTTGAAATTAGTCGAcagaacaagaaaaatttcaatcaacatttttgcataaaaaaacaaacacaatattccaaaattccataagaattttattacaaaatattttggcattgaatttaattttcatccaacaattttgatcaaataaaaacataatatttcaattgtaatcaagaaatttataaaaaaaaattgacatttaatTGTATGATGAAATTAAGTTTAGttcttaataaatcatataaaagaaatttagagcACTAAgtgaatgaaaattaataaaatattttcatcataaaatacaattgaatttcatcattaaaatcatgtcaaaaacaaaaacatcaaTCTACAAAGAGCATGCATGATTTTTTgcctttgaaaatgttttgcttcatttatccaatagttcaaaactaatatttgaaaaaatcatttagaaaatttcatcataatacttgtttgtacaaatctctatatataagaataaaaaaaatactgagCAAATATTTTATCATGCTCTTTTCATCACATCGTGATTGAATGTGGGATAACTTCAAATGCTAAGCAAATAGAACATTAACTTCCTTTACCTGAAGCATATGAAACTTTCTAATGAGTTTCTCATGATAGGATTTTTGAGATAACTGAATCATCCTTTGCCTCAAGGACATGAAACTTCCTAAGGAGgcaaaaaaaacatttctttcaTTTATCAAGAAcaactatatacatacatgatcATAAAGCACAAAACTTGCTTccttaaaatttataacaacACAACCtaatttaacttgattttctgCTTTTCCACAAGCGACACATCATTCTAGAAGAATTGTCCaacaatttttcacaaattaaTCTAGACTTCAAACCAAAATAGTAGTCATTACATTTGACCATCAACAGCAAAAGTTTCAACCTTCAACACCTCGTTTGGTCTGTTGCTTGTGCTGCCAGCAATGATTGGGTCCCCTATCGGCAGAGGCTAGGTCTCTTGCCAGCGggtatattttacattttttttttctgggggTTTATTTGTTTATTGCGTGTATTGTGTTGCttatttatgtattattattatgtttgttGTGTGCATGCGTTTATTGATAATTGTTTATATCGGATTGCCTTAATAGGTTGCATGTATGTGTTGAGCGTAGACCAAGTTTGGTTTGAGTTATGGTTGAATTGTACTGCAATGAGTAGTTGTTGTGAAAAATATTGGGACTaataactttttaatattttgatgtGGTAGTAAACACCTGATcttacaataaatttttataatgaaatcttaattttattcaGGCAGTTAGTTGATTTTGTCAGTTATTGAAacctaaaattcaaataaaaccaCCAggattgtttttaaaattatcaaactgtaattgataatttatttggaaagATCACGATTTAGATGGGGTGGGGGGGGTTAAGCAATTTAATGTTGCCTTGTTCACCAGCATCAATTTCTTTGCTCGATTTTCTCTTTTGTATTTAGTCACAACTTCAACTTAAAAAGTATCGAAGTGGTTTCACATAAATCTCTAATAATCCTTTAGGCATCCACAAAAGTTCGACATGCGAGAGGTTACAGGAGAGGAGGGTTGCAGCCAATTCGAGTCGATTCTTGAGGACTCACCGTCATGCAGCCAAGCATCCTTTCTTACAGTAACATCTACTGAGCAGTGAGCACGGACGCGGCGCCTCTTCATCATGAGAGATTGCGGTTGTCGTGCCGACATCTGTACCATAACTTTGATTGGCTTTCACTTTTAGTTCAAGTTGAAGTTTAACTTGGTAGTGTTGGCGTCGCTTTATGGCCTGCGTTTTAGCAGAAGCACGATTCGTATGAAGAAGAAGTTTGTTCTTCCGTTGCTTGGTCTGGACCAACGAACAGTAAAATGAAACGGTTCgtctcttctttttcctctgtTTCTTAGCACAAAAGTTTGCTTTACCGCATTCAGATACTCGCAGTTGATGTCCCCATTTGGTCGTTTTCTACCCGCCAAAAGAGTTCTCAACCGTATCTTGAACGACGCCGCCACGGTGAAGCGGCAATGCTGCTGTGTCCACGCTCACCACCTGTTCGAGGAAACGTCCCAGAGAGACCTCTATTCTCTGAATTCCCGTCTCGCCTCGTATTTTCGCAACGACGATCCTCTCGCAGCGTGGGATTTGTTTGTGGACATTCACCGCATGCGTTCCGACCTCACTGCCTATACGTTTACGCCGGTCTTGGGGGCTTGTTCGGCTCTTCCAGACTCCAACCGCGGCCGGCAAGTCCATGCTCTGATGATCAAATTAGGCTTGGATTCAGGGATTATAACCAAAACTGCCCTAGTTGACATGTACTCCAAGTATGGCCAATTGGGTGACTCGGTTCGGGTCTTTGATGAGATTGGTTTCAAGGATGTGGTTGCCTGGAACGCCATGTTATCTGCCTTTCTGCTGCATGGCTTCCCTGTTAAGGCACTTGGAGTATTCGAGGCAATGAGGAAGGAAAGAGTGGAATTCAGTGAGTTCACATTGTGTTCCATGCTTAAAGCTTGTACCTTTTTGAATGCCTTTCAACAGGGTAAGCAAGTTCACGCTCTTGTGATTGTAATAGGCCGTGATTTGGTTGTTTTGAGCACTGCTCTGATTGACTTTTACTCAACTGTTGGTTATGCGGATGAAGCAATTAAAGTCTATAGAAATTTGAATTGCCAAGGAGATGATGTGATTCGTAATTCGTTGATTTCTGGGTGTGTCCAAAATCGCAAGTATGATGCAGCTATGTCCATCATGAGTACCATGAAACCGAACATAATTGCGCTTACTAGCATCCTTGCGGCTTGCTCTGAGAACTCGGATCTATGGATTGGGAGGCAGATACATGGGGTGGCCATCCGGTGGGGCCTTGTCTCAGACACCCAGTTATGCAATGTATTGCTGGACATGTATGCAAAATGCGGGAAGATTTCGAATGCCCGTTTGCTTTTTGATCAAATCCCTTGTAAAGATGTAATTTCTTGGACAAGCATGATAGATGCTCATGGAAGCCATGGGGATGGAAATGAAGCTCTCGAGCTGTTCAACAAAATGGGGGAAGAGGGGAACAATGTTTTGCCTAATTCATTGACGTTACTTGCTGTTTTATCTGCGTGTGGGCATTCGGGTTTTGTGGAGCAAGCCCGAGACTGTTTTGCCGTGTCCCAGGATAAGTACGGTGTTAGCCCAGGTCCAGAGCATTATGCCTGTTTCATCGATATAATGGGCCGGACTGGACAAATAGAAGAAGCATGGTATCTCTTCCATAACATGGTCAAGAATAGTGTCAAGCCTACATCAGCAGTGTGGGCAGCATTACTGAATGCTTGCCGACTAAACCGGGATGTGGCAAGAGGCGAACTTGCTGCAAAGCAGCTCTTTGAGTTGGAACCTAATAACCCTTCACATTATGTAGCATTATCAAATCTGTATGCAGCTATTGGAAGGTGGGATTCTGTTGATATGTTGAGAACCATCATGAAAGACAGGGGAATTGCTAAGGAAGCGGGGAATAGCTGGGTGACTCTGTCCAGCCCCAACAAAAATCGCAACGGTCTATTAAGGTGAACTAACTGTTCATTTGACTTCAATTCTTGTAGAATGTGTTATTTGTGTTAATTCGATGAATGATAATATCTTCAAATAAAGTGTTGGActgtaattttgattattgtCTACAGTTCACTTTCCTTTTAGTCAAGTGGGTGGCCTACTATCCCCAACCAATGATCAACAAACTAATTCATCTAGCTTGGGCAATTGGTCATCCGCCGCCACGTGATCAGAAGGGAAGGCGAACAGCCAAATGGTAGGTAGGTAGCGGCACGTAACATCCCCAAGCACCAGACAGATGGCGCCGAGTTGGATCATGGCATGCATGGGGCAATTATAAGTTTATAACTGACGCTGGTGGTCTGACAAATTATCACAAACTTCGGTCCCATGCTCTTTAACTCCATAGTCCTCGCCCATTTGTGCCTATTCCTTAAATTTTCCGATGATCACTAAAGAACCAAACGAGAGACAAATTGTGGTCCATGGCACAACCACGACCGTAGTACCGGATTTCATACGTTTCTAGATGGGGGATCGGCAGTCTTTGGCGGCCCTTCATTATTTAATGCAACACGTGTACATAATTGAAACGTCTGAATTCTCTCTCTGTTTATTGTTTAGGATAATGCAACACGTGGTCTACCTATTTCGTTGACAATGCTGAAATGTGGCAGACGGTCTGTTAATCAATCTGCCAAAGCACTCGCGTAGACTTTACACCCAAAGGGGAGAGGTGCAAGCGTTCATAGGCCGTCGTCAAGCGtcagataaatatttaatgaataCTAAACTAATTCGAGAGAATCATAATTTATGACACAAGTCAAGTTATTTGATCATGATAAATTGAGATTCACTAAGTTGTGAGTTTAATTGAGATAAAATTTCTACATACGATTTACTTTCTCTATTAAAATTGATAACACGAGCGACGAGAAATCATACAAGGGCTGTAATCTCGAGAATCATAATTCATGAATATGAAAAAAGAATCAACATTTATCATAACagaatcataatttttaaatataaaataagaaaactaacatttattataacaaattaataaaaaataatcataattcataaatatgGGATAGGACAATCAATATATATCATAACTTGAATAGGTAATGATCATTCGGAGATTCAAGAATCAAAAACTCGTACAATGATCAAGTCACCGTTATTGTATAAGCTCTTATTAAGTAGAgactattaattaattctctcaCTAAACTCTAGCATTCTTCTCCCTTAATTAAGTATTGGATAGTCCTCCCAAACATTTACCTATGATGATACCAGTGGCTGGAGAAATCTAAAATTCTGGTCAGAATTAGTTAAAACATTTATTTAGTACTGGTGATATTTTACGTGGTTGGTTTCAGACGGTTATTGTGTAATATAATGCAACACAGCGTGCTAGTACCCATTTAGTTGATAGAAGGCTGATATATATTCTTCTTGAACGGTTGATAATAACACGCGGCTGCTGAGTTCGCGCCAAGAAGTCAAACAAGAAAAGTCCATGAACCTAATTGTTTTATAAGGCCGGGTTGCTTTGGGAATCCTTCAAACGACCAATTCAACCACACATGAAGAATAAGTTGCCATTAaacagttttaaaaaaaaaaaaatacgcAAGAAGACAAATCAAAGCAGTCAAATCCAAGATAAGCCATCGGAACATATGAAGGGACCTCGAAAGATCAATTGCAAGTTAAATTGCGGGCCGGCTTTGCAGAGGCATAAGCAGACATGTTGAGGGCTTTGAGCAGAAGAGCAAGCAGCAGGGGGTACGAGCGGCTGGGCGAGGAGCCGTCGTCGGCTGCTGTTTTGGAGGCGAAGTTGAAGAGGGTCACGAGCTCGCCGGCTAAATTTCTCGGTTCACTTAGAAAATCAACTCGAGATCAGCCCAAAGCTCCGGCCAACTCTCCGGCGAAGCAGGCGAAGAAGGTGAGCAAGATCCACCCGCTGTTCAGCCTGTTTGTGGACAAGCGGCGGAAGAAGGCGGCGACAGCGAAGCCGGAATTTGCGAGGTACATGGAGTACTTGAAGGAAGGGGGATCGTGGGACGTGAATTCAAATGCGCCTGTAATGTACTACGCTTgaaggattttgaattttgcacTGTGTGTTAGTTGTTGCATTAAAATTGGCCAATAAAGTGGATGTTTAACTTAAGAATTTGTTGTTCGTTTCGTGTTACCAATCTGGACAGTAATCAACTCTGGTTGACAGCTAGAACAATCATGGCTACGCTGGGTATGTAGATTGAAATGTTTGAAATCAAATCGATTCTGAAAATTACTTCAATCACAGAGAcgcataatattttattttaatttgaaccTTGAGTTTTAACCTAATGAACTATCTTAATTTCAAGTGTCTGGATGAAGAAGATGGGATCTCTAATTCCCCCAAGTATCAGAGATGTTAAGCATAGCAGGGGCTTCGTTTGTTGAAGCTAGcttaaaggaaataaagaatCTCAATCAAATGGTAGCCCAACATTGATCATCTCAATCAAATAATACTTTTCGTTCGCTTGCTCCGGGCAAATATGCCCTAACGATATACCAATTTTAATGTGGCTATGCAATGTTTTGTTTTGAGGCATCAAGGGATTAATAGTGTTATTAGATTTGTAGGTGACACCTAGGTGTTGCCTTACCTCATGAATTCTGAAAAGAATTGTGAGCCATGAGGGATTGATGGATTCAACCACATAATTCTCTTGATTATCTATGGCACACACATcacacacaaaatttaaaataaagtgaCACACAAATTTAATGTGATTTGTCTTCAATGTTTAAGTCCATAATCACATCACAAAGGATAATCTATTAGTTGCAGTTTTCTATAAACAAATCATAAAACCCTATCGCTATAAtggttttgcaaaaaaaaaaaaaaaaaaaaaaaattaaaaactattcaatcttgactaatctaaataatgattattataCACTGTAAACActctatttataatatatataaaaaaaaaagattctatTTATTTGGATGTAAACACACAATCGTATCCTTCTTGCCCTTGTTCATAATTGAGACTCATGAAACTCAAATTTAATACTTTGAGTTCACCAATGTCACCTACTACTTAGACAATAACTCCAATAgtgaaaaaatgaatttttgtatCTATTTAAGATAAAGCGTGGTTGgtattgtgattattattagataatttAAAGTAAACTTTTTGTTTTCGCTTCATGATCTATAAGATTTatatttcagaatttttttttttttgtgaaattttaaattttttatgatttaaatatatgCCTGAATCTAGactaaaagtaattttaaatctttattttaaaattattatatagcTCAATAGACTCGGTACTTTTGCAATTGGTTGCTCGCCTTTTATGCTTTTCTTAACAATCACACTGCTCATCCATACCATAACATATCATGCTCCTCCGCGtccaactttatttttttaatattaattattgtattaaaaataataatttagttgtaataaatatatttttaggttatatgtattttatttttaatttataaagtaattttattgattgattaaaatttcaaaacattatgTATTATCATCAACCGATAAGAgcataatttcttataaattaatcatactctaatttttaagataattactatcataaataatattataaattttaggtGGTGCATGTCAACTCATTTGTCATCTCTAAGCTTAACTAATAAATCAAGATTCAATTGTTATGTATTATTCAACTTATTTCTAACTCTCGATTTAATCTCATTTTACACAAAACaacttgtttaaatttttatttttcaaaattttgaaagtaacaatattattattgaacaatctacttaatttttatttttttaacaaaaaaaaataaaaataaaaacaaaaactaaaattgaaagtttacaattcttaattttaaaagttaaaaataaaatatagtacaCGTTCTTTGAAAGAATGAAATGGTTAACCAACAAATACCCATCCTCTTTGCACCAACAAAATAGGTGTAGTTGAAGTAGAATATTTGATTGCTTCAACTGCATTTTAATAGCTtaataattttgacaattaaaaaGCTCAAGAATAACGCTAACAGCATTTTAAGTTTTAGtcaaaatttgaatataataattttaaaataaagatcAAACTCAACCTAAATTGGACTTAATCAACCAAGTTGAATCTCATTCTAAAATATTAACCAATTATattgattgattgaatgaatgttgaagtatttattattaattaattaataaaattacccaagttatatatatacatatatattatattaacagGTAAACCGCTCTCgtaatagaaaatagaaaatagaaaatagacgCAACAGATAATTGGGCTGCGGTGATAAAGGTGGCCCCCATCACAGCCAGAGAGATCGAGAGCCCATGGCGTGACGTTAGAAAGCACCTGGGATGGGCTGCGTGCGTCTTTCCTCTTCCAAGGGTCTTGGAGAAGacgaaaagaagaaacaaaacgAAACCCTCCCGAATCTCAGAATTATCGCCAACGCCAACGCCAACGAAACCACCACGATGCCCGCTTCCCGCGAATTCCGTTCATCCGTCTCCTGATCCTTTCGCAGCTTAGGGTTTCCACTCCATCTTCCTTCACGCCCAAAGGTGAGCTCGTGTGGATTGTCCATTCCTTTCGATCTTCACCCTGACTGTGTCTTCCTGTTTCTCTCGTGAATTTGTTCGTTTCGATGGATTCGTTCGGGGTTCCCCGGACGATTGAGATTCGAATTGGTTTGTTAGCTCATGAATATGTTCCTCTGATGGATAAAAGAGCTCGTTAGGATCTTCCTTTAACGTGGGGTGCCGCTGGGGTTTTGAATTCGGATCGAAGTAAAGTCTGCAGTCCTTTCGGAGATTCCAATTTGGATTTTCATACCTTCCTTTCCACGCCTTTTGTTTATTTACTCTTCTTTCTACTTCCCGTGCTCTAGCTTTCTTTTTGCTTGATTTCTTTATGTCAAGAATTCAAATCGAGTTTTATGTGCAGGTTCTCAGTTACTTGCAAGAGTTAATTCAAGATTAATGTCAGcgcatgttgaaatattttgttgaaTTCCTATGCAACAAAGGCTTGTATAATGTTGTTGTAGAAAGTACTAAGCATGAAAAGTTTATAGcaacaacagcagcagcaacaaaaccttaatcccattagATAGGATCAGTTACAAAAGCTCTAGTTTGTCGATCATCAAATCATGATCATAATTTCTAGgcttactttttattttatttttcttttaaaaaaaaaatctatggcCTTTTGacttccttcaaattttccctTCCATGAATAAATGAGCTAATTCAATTAGTAAATTCTCGATTTTAGGGACAAACAAgttattgtttattttctttcttctgtaACTTTTTGCAGAGCTTAATTTGTTGTGCTTGTCATGTTTTGTTTACTGCATGTGATTTGCCACTAAGGGTGATTAAGTTGGTTGcactttaaaaattagttagatTTGTTTGATGGCGCAGAGTCATGCCGACATTCACAGCAATAGCTTTGGATAGGTTGATTGAACCAGGGACTTCAAAATCCATGATGACTAAGAAGAATATTTCCGATTCTAGGCTGCCGAGGAGAAACGATATGCCTAGTACAAATACAGATGAGGGAATAAATACTTCCAATTCAAAGCTTGAGAGGAGAAATAGtacatcaacaacaacaatagatAAGAAACATCACTGGACTCAGATAACGCCAGCACTCTATGCCACCCCTGAGTCAACACCGCTCCCTGATTCTCCATCCTCCTTTCCCCCCTCACCTTACATCATCAATCACAAGCGTCGTGGGCCACGCCTTCTCAAACGTTTCTCTGAGGATGATGTTGGTGCTCGGAAGAAAGCTCTAgaggaaaataaaggaaatgaaaatgcaaaCACTGCAGAAAAGGAGGCTGCTGACTTGGTCAAGGATATTAGTCCTGCTGTTACTAGCCCTGTTGAAGTGGATCATGTAAATGCTATTGGCAATGGAGAAGTTGGAAGCAGCAACTTGAGCCGAAGTTTTGCTACACAAAATGCTTTGACCGTGCAAACTAGTCCAATAGAGGCTGTCGAATTCAGTTTGGAGGGAGGTGCTGAGCTTGAAGATTTTCTTGAGCCGCAAGAGTCAATGAGTGCTAAGAGCCATATTGAGGCTGAGAGCAATGGTGGGCTGGACATGTCTCTGTGTCAAAGTACACCTGTAGCTGAGTTTTTTGATGCTTGGGAAGGTACTTGCTTTctcttcctatatatatatgtgtgtgtgtgtgtttatgtaTGTTTGCATTTAACTTATTCTTTacttattatgtatatatatcctaTTATCTAGAGTTTAAATACTCTATATCATTTCTTCAGGTATTTGTTTTGTTGAATATGATTAATTATGCTCATGTGCtatctttgtttcattttattttattttaacttttttagtTATGGCCTATCAGAAGTTTTACCTTGTCAATGAAGATATAGTACTTGTCAGGCACATGCATTGGTGTTTGGTCTAAATCATTTATTGCCAAATTGGATTTGCCTAGAATTAACTGTCTAATATTGGGGCATACCTTTCAAATATAGCTTTCTTTTTTTCCGTTTTTAACTTGCATAAAATTTTAGGTATTGTAATTATGATTGACTACCTAATTTTTCATGCAGAATTTGTTTGTCAtgattacacacacacacacacactttagTACAATATTGGTGGCTTACCTGCTCTTGTTTGCTGTAGAGTTATCCTCTGACAGTGGATTTCAGCTGCCTCCGCATGATGTTAATGCTGAATTGCGTGAAATAAGGCTGAATTTGTTGATGGAGATAGAAAAGCGGAAGAAAGCAGAAGAAGTTCTACATAATATGCAAAACCAGTGGCTGAGGATTAGGCAGCAGTTATCTCTTGTAGGATTGACTCTTCCTGCAGACCCCGCTGCTACTGATGAGCAACCAAGCATGGATCCTGCAGAAGAGCTGTGCCGCCAACTCCATATCGTGAGGTTTGTGTCAAATTCCATTGGGAGGGGTATTGCTAAGGCTGAGGCTGAGATGGAAATGGAAGCTCTGATGGAGTCAAAGAACTTTGAGATTGCTCGTTTATGGGACAGATTGCATTACTATGAGGTGGTGAATAGGGAGATGTCCCAGAGGAACCAGGAAGCTATAGGTAAGGTTTCTTTCCTTTCAATCTTTATCCCAGCTCCTTTCATTCCTCATTGACGAGCTATATTTCAGTTTATAAATAGTCAGATGCATGATGGCCTTTGGTATTTTGAGTAAGCTACATATTGTTGAGAGGGGATTTGTCATGCTGAAATCTTTGGACTGCTTGTTTGAAAAGCTcaaatgacaaataattttcTCTTGTTTCTTTGTTAAATACTTGAAAATATTATGGAGTGGCCAGTCCCAAATAATGTATTTGCATACAAGTCTGATAGGGTGTTGTTGACAAAAATCATTTCAAAGATTCAAAGACACATTTGAAGTGATTAAGCTTGTTGATTTCATTTCTGAATTACAAGAAGCTCAAATATAGGATCAAAGTGGAAAAGCTTTTTAGCAAATGGAATCATTTGTGTTGTGGACAGTTTTTTCTTCAGGTATAGAAGGAAGTAAGAGAATTAACACAGATCCTTATTTCTGATATTTTAagttcatttcatatatgctAAAAAGTTGCATATGACTTTAATTTACATTATTGGGAAACAACCATTTTAAATTAGTATGGTAGTTTTCATTCATATGAATTAGATATTTGCAACACATGCTTTGGTTATGCACATTTGTTGAGAGTAGAAAGTTTCTTTGTTCACTTTTCTTGTTATAATTTAACTTCATTATGAATttggtttataattttttgtaatgaagTTGCGTAAATTATCAGACCTTTATCCAATGGGGGTACCCTTAATAACCtctataatattaaaattaccATTATATGTTATCAGGTGACCTCCTGGACACAAATTCCTGGCTCTTCCCTGTGTGGTATGTATAACAtgcaaaaaacataaaaatattatagctacatatataatatatattaccaCATGATACTTATACCATGAAGTTATACCATGAAGTTAAATCTTTATGAACTCTTTAATACTTGTGGAAGTCATTTCATGTAgcaaatttttcttttgatttgctctctctctcttcttcttttttgtgtgGTATGTGAATCTTTTCACTTTGAAATGAATTTATGTTTCTTTATACTGTGTGCCccaaacttgaaattttttattcattagCTATCGCGAGTTAAAAACCAccacaacaatcacaagccttgaTCCCTCTAGGTGGGGTTGACTACTTTAATTCTGGTCCTCTTATCTCTATTCATGTCCATATTTtctgtaaggccattatatcccCTAAATCATGTTTAAGAGTTTCCAccattgtttttttcttttcttttttccttctccttttgtTACAAACTCTTTTCATTTCATCTACTCGCTTCACAAGTGTGtatatctttcttcttctcatatgtCCCAACCATTTTAATTGCACCTCCCTCATTTTATCTTCACTAGGCATCAATCCAACTTTATTATGTATaatcttgtttcttattttatattttcctaGATGGTCGCACATCCACTATAACATCCTCATTTTAGTTTtatcatattttgcacatgttgatATTTAATGGTCCACATTCTGATCCATGGGACAAAGATGGCTTCAGAGTTGTCTAATAAAACTTCCCTTCTAGCTTTAAATAGAGGTGTCAAATGGGCAACCCGCACTATAAAAGCAATGCCCATTTTGGAAGGGAGTTGACCCAGCGCAACCCATAGGCTTGACAGGCCTAACGGGCTACCTTAGcccatttgtttttattttttataaaaattgaaaaattattctaattttcttataatacACTAAAAATCTATGTAGTGTGCAGTTACTCATGTCATTTGTATTGTTTTAATATGTTAACAAATGAAGGGTTACAATAAATCCTACAAGTATAAtctacataatttaaaaaaatacaccTATCTAACACAAGGTGACAAGGcttataaatgaataatatctcaatttattgttattttcaaaattttgacaaaT from Diospyros lotus cultivar Yz01 chromosome 6, ASM1463336v1, whole genome shotgun sequence encodes:
- the LOC127803304 gene encoding uncharacterized protein LOC127803304, producing MLRALSRRASSRGYERLGEEPSSAAVLEAKLKRVTSSPAKFLGSLRKSTRDQPKAPANSPAKQAKKVSKIHPLFSLFVDKRRKKAATAKPEFARYMEYLKEGGSWDVNSNAPVMYYA
- the LOC127803174 gene encoding pentatricopeptide repeat-containing protein At5g66500, mitochondrial isoform X1; this encodes MSPFGRFLPAKRVLNRILNDAATVKRQCCCVHAHHLFEETSQRDLYSLNSRLASYFRNDDPLAAWDLFVDIHRMRSDLTAYTFTPVLGACSALPDSNRGRQVHALMIKLGLDSGIITKTALVDMYSKYGQLGDSVRVFDEIGFKDVVAWNAMLSAFLLHGFPVKALGVFEAMRKERVEFSEFTLCSMLKACTFLNAFQQGKQVHALVIVIGRDLVVLSTALIDFYSTVGYADEAIKVYRNLNCQGDDVIRNSLISGCVQNRKYDAAMSIMSTMKPNIIALTSILAACSENSDLWIGRQIHGVAIRWGLVSDTQLCNVLLDMYAKCGKISNARLLFDQIPCKDVISWTSMIDAHGSHGDGNEALELFNKMGEEGNNVLPNSLTLLAVLSACGHSGFVEQARDCFAVSQDKYGVSPGPEHYACFIDIMGRTGQIEEAWYLFHNMVKNSVKPTSAVWAALLNACRLNRDVARGELAAKQLFELEPNNPSHYVALSNLYAAIGRWDSVDMLRTIMKDRGIAKEAGNSWVTLSSPNKNRNGLLRIMQHVVYLFR
- the LOC127803174 gene encoding pentatricopeptide repeat-containing protein At5g66500, mitochondrial isoform X2, translated to MSPFGRFLPAKRVLNRILNDAATVKRQCCCVHAHHLFEETSQRDLYSLNSRLASYFRNDDPLAAWDLFVDIHRMRSDLTAYTFTPVLGACSALPDSNRGRQVHALMIKLGLDSGIITKTALVDMYSKYGQLGDSVRVFDEIGFKDVVAWNAMLSAFLLHGFPVKALGVFEAMRKERVEFSEFTLCSMLKACTFLNAFQQGKQVHALVIVIGRDLVVLSTALIDFYSTVGYADEAIKVYRNLNCQGDDVIRNSLISGCVQNRKYDAAMSIMSTMKPNIIALTSILAACSENSDLWIGRQIHGVAIRWGLVSDTQLCNVLLDMYAKCGKISNARLLFDQIPCKDVISWTSMIDAHGSHGDGNEALELFNKMGEEGNNVLPNSLTLLAVLSACGHSGFVEQARDCFAVSQDKYGVSPGPEHYACFIDIMGRTGQIEEAWYLFHNMVKNSVKPTSAVWAALLNACRLNRDVARGELAAKQLFELEPNNPSHYVALSNLYAAIGRWDSVDMLRTIMKDRGIAKEAGNSWVTLSSPNKNRNGLLSSLSF
- the LOC127805041 gene encoding uncharacterized protein LOC127805041 isoform X1; translation: MPTFTAIALDRLIEPGTSKSMMTKKNISDSRLPRRNDMPSTNTDEGINTSNSKLERRNSTSTTTIDKKHHWTQITPALYATPESTPLPDSPSSFPPSPYIINHKRRGPRLLKRFSEDDVGARKKALEENKGNENANTAEKEAADLVKDISPAVTSPVEVDHVNAIGNGEVGSSNLSRSFATQNALTVQTSPIEAVEFSLEGGAELEDFLEPQESMSAKSHIEAESNGGLDMSLCQSTPVAEFFDAWEELSSDSGFQLPPHDVNAELREIRLNLLMEIEKRKKAEEVLHNMQNQWLRIRQQLSLVGLTLPADPAATDEQPSMDPAEELCRQLHIVRFVSNSIGRGIAKAEAEMEMEALMESKNFEIARLWDRLHYYEVVNREMSQRNQEAIEMSRRLRQRRKRRQRWLWGSIAAAITLGTGALAWSYLSTGRGSSCTNKSIIPEHDHAAD
- the LOC127805041 gene encoding uncharacterized protein LOC127805041 isoform X2, with translation MPTFTAIALDRLIEPGTSKSMMTKKNISDSRLPRRNDMPSTNTDEGINTSNSKLERRNSTSTTTIDKKHHWTQITPALYATPESTPLPDSPSSFPPSPYIINHKRRGPRLLKRFSEDDVGARKKALEENKGNENANTAEKEAADLVKDISPAVTSPVEVDHVNAIGNGEVGSSNLSRSFATQNALTVQTSPIEAVEFSLEGGAELEDFLEPQESMSAKSHIEAESNGGLDMSLCQSTPVAEFFDAWEELSSDSGFQLPPHDVNAELREIRLNLLMEIEKRKKAEEVLHNMQNQWLRIRQQLSLVGLTLPADPAATDEQPSMDPAEELCRQLHIVRFVSNSIGRGIAKAEAEMEMEALMESKNFEIARLWDRLHYYEVVNREMSQRNQEAIGDLLDTNSWLFPV